In a single window of the Littorina saxatilis isolate snail1 linkage group LG3, US_GU_Lsax_2.0, whole genome shotgun sequence genome:
- the LOC138961882 gene encoding uncharacterized protein, whose protein sequence is MTLSQQSNAEEEDKIMEADNQPSVIPRKRKRVTNPRHNVLSASERKRRRNQNQRVQKAKVISIGKQVNRWKELKESLGLTNPSLAELLLDTYETTKSYNTSTTTKMLHTDHEAVPHVPVSVPSRAASEKEPVPGTSGVLTSTPATTTHLFHMGHPTPGMSEISAAESESEGQLSGVEKILTTDSEDQVGPKQGGTPPTQTRAARALRRPSASFLDPFNLTSIDITLQSESDCEETADPDDPEYEPSCYLEAILPEEVQKEATEVSFEEMFFGELKQEDPQEEEEEEGFIGRGIHLVHELECEKVASSPMALCSVEQVKQLALTSITTCIADSDKCGKPVTLEHSFVGSALYVKWVCDSGHVSNTWCSQPILNRRLHSGDFRLAMAIVTSGNNFGKIEMLGKHLNLKMLSRTSFFQIQGHYIVPTIDDFWKDHQTRVLDSIRNKEIVVLGDGRNDSPGYCAQYCTYTLMDSETKKILTIKTVDKRETDGKSPRMETEGFRRAMSDLLQKGINVKEVVTDAHTGIGAVMKGTYPALSHSHDIWHAAKNLSKKLTKLGSLRKHAALQKWTKDIVNHFWFTCRTATDHRQFVELLRGVLHHITGDHEWALGCCQHGELSESDRNKPWLDAREDSDTIKELANILLHPRLLSKVKHYLNFRSTADLEVFHQHILMYCAKRYAYTPPVYRIRNVLAALDHNFHLGRSVKTKPDGQIQYHRCFNKKSGRWTVFPVKEEKDYSYLKDLTLQALLKRMQDRRGMKRSRDLEDADPRRIARTIMGQAPPPTAQLAAEQVSRFSGTPAFSSN, encoded by the exons ATGACACTCAGTCAAcagtcgaacgctgaagaagaagataaaatcaTGGAAGCAGATAACCAACCATCTGTGATCCCTCGAAAGCGTAAGAGGGTGACAAACCCAAGGCACAACGTCTTGTCTGCATCGGAGAGAAAACGGAGACGCAACCAAAATCAGCGTGTCCAAAAGGCAAAAGTAATTAGTATCGGAAAACAGGTGAACAGATGGAAAGAGCTGAAGGAAAGCCTCGGTCTGACAAATCCTAGTTTGGCAGAACTCCTCCTCGACAC ttATGAAACTACAAAGTCTTACAATACAAGTACAACTACAAAGATGTTACATACAGACCATGAAGCTGTACCACATGTACCTGTTTCTGTTCCAAGCAG AGCTGCTTCCGAAAAAGAGCCCGTCCCAGGTACCTCAGGGGTACTTACTTCAACTCCAGCAACCACCACGCACTTATTTCACATGGGCCACCCAACACCTGGAATGTCAGAAATATCTGCAGCTGAATCTGAGAG TGAAGGCCAGTTGTCTGGTGTTGAGAAAATTCTTACCACAGACAGTGAAGATCAGGTTGGCCCAAAGCAGGG AGGTACTCCACCTACACAAACAAGGGCTGCGAGAGCGCTGAGACGGCCATCAGCATCATTCCTTGATCCGTTTAA CTTGACTTCTATTGACATCACCCTGCAGTCTGAGTCAGACTGTGAAGAGACAGCGGATCCTGATGATCCAGAGTATGAACCAAGCTGCTATCTGGAAGCCATTCT CCCAGAGGAAGTACAGAAAGAGGCAACAGAGGTGAGCTTCGAAGAGATGTTTTTTGGAGAACTGAAGCAAGAGGACCctcaggaagaagaagaggaggaaggcTTCATTGGGAGAGGAATCCACCTGGTACATGAGCTGGAATGCGAAAAGGTGGCAAGCTCTCCCATGGCCCTTTGCTCCGTTGAGCAGGTCAAGCAGTTGGCCCTGACCTCCATCACCACCTGCATAGCTGACAGTGACAAGTGTGGCAAACCAGTCACACTTGAGCACAGTTTTGTGGGCTCTGCTTTGTACGTCAAATGG gtATGCGATAGTGGtcatgtgagcaacacctggtgCTCCCAGCCCATTCTCAACAGGCGCCTTCACAGCGGGGACTTCCGTTTGGCAATGGCAATAGTGACATCGGGCAACAATTTTGGCAAAATCGAAATGCTGGGGAAGCACCTGAACTTGAAGATGCTCTCAAGGACGTCCTTCTTCCAGATTCAGGGCCATTACATTGTTCCAACGATCGATGATTTCTGGAAGGATCACCAGACCAGGGTCCTGGACTCAATTAGAAACAAGGAGATAGTTGTTTTGG GAGATGGCCGCAATGACTCGCCTGGGTACTGTGCCCAGTACTGCACATACACTTTGATGGACAGTGAAACCAAAAAAATCCTGACCATCAAAACTGTAGACAAGAGGGAGACGGACGGAAAGTCGCCACGAATGGAGACAGAGGGCTTCCGCAGGGCAATGAGTGACCTCCTGCAGAAGGGCATCAATGTGAAGGAGGTGgtcacagatgcacacacaggCATTGGAGCTGTGATGA AGGGCACATATCCTGCTTTGAGTCATTCGCACGACATCTGGCATGCTGCGAAGAACCTGAGCAAGAAACTAACAAAG CTTGGAAGCCTAAGGAAACATGCTGCTCTACAGAAGTGGACGAAAGACATCGTGAATCATTTTTGGTTCACCTGCCGAACAGCTACAGACCACAGGCAGTTTGtg GAGCTCCTTCGCGGTGTTTTGCACCACATCACAGGAGACCATGAGTGGGCCCTTGGATGCTGCCAGCATGGTGAGCTGTCTgagagtgacagaaacaaaccttgGCTGGACGCCAGAGAGGACAGCGATACCATCAAGGAACTGGCTAACATTCTCCTGCACCCTCGCCTTCTCAGTAAAGTGAAACACTACTTGAACTTCCG GAGCACAGCTGACCTGGAGGTGTTTCACCAGCACATACTCATGTATTGTGCCAAGAGGTATGCTTACACGCCTCCAGTGTACAGGATCAGGAATGTCCTTGCTGCTCTGGACCACAACTTCCATTTGGGGAGGAGTGTGAAAACAAAACCAGATGGACAAATCCA GTACCACCGTTGCTTCAATAAAAAAAGTGGACGGTGGACTGTGTTCCCTGTGAAAGAGGAAAAAGACTACAGCTACCTAAAAGACCTGACCCTCCAGGCTCTTCTCAAGCGCATGCAGGACAGACGCGGAATGAAGAGGAGCAGAGACCTGGAGGATGCTGATCCCCGCCGCATTGCCCGAACCATCATGGGTCAGGCTCCGCCCCCAACTGCTCAGCTGGCAGCTGAGCAGGTGTCCAGATTTTCTGGCACACCAGCTTTTTCTTCAAACTAG